The following are encoded in a window of Aromatoleum petrolei genomic DNA:
- a CDS encoding alpha/beta fold hydrolase translates to MLLLHGWPQTAQMWHRIAPRLAEQYTVVCPDLRGYGDSDKPRDGYDKKTMARDMHEVMRALGHTAYALVGHDRGGRVGHRQALDYPEAVTRLCVLDIVPTHTVFTQTDRHLAAAYWHWFFFQAPDLPEVMISAAPEAFLRHVFRALSFRAGAIEEPLIREYLRAFTLPGTIRATLEDYRAAATRDFEDDACDLALRVRCPVLAIWGEFGKMHDLFDVRATWQDKADVVTGHPLPCGHFIPEEAPEALLADLQTFLRG, encoded by the coding sequence GTGCTGCTGCTCCACGGCTGGCCGCAGACGGCGCAGATGTGGCACCGGATTGCGCCCCGCCTGGCCGAGCAGTACACGGTCGTGTGCCCGGACCTGCGCGGCTATGGCGACAGTGACAAGCCGCGCGACGGCTACGACAAGAAGACCATGGCGCGCGACATGCACGAAGTGATGCGGGCGCTGGGACACACCGCGTACGCGCTGGTCGGTCATGACCGCGGCGGGCGCGTCGGCCACCGCCAGGCGCTGGACTACCCGGAGGCCGTCACCCGGCTGTGCGTGCTCGACATCGTGCCGACGCACACGGTGTTCACGCAGACCGACCGCCATCTGGCCGCCGCCTACTGGCACTGGTTCTTCTTCCAGGCGCCCGACCTGCCCGAAGTCATGATCTCGGCGGCGCCGGAAGCCTTCCTGCGCCACGTCTTCCGCGCGCTGTCCTTCCGCGCCGGCGCCATCGAGGAGCCGCTGATCCGGGAGTACCTGCGCGCCTTCACGCTGCCCGGGACGATCCGCGCGACGCTGGAGGACTACCGCGCCGCCGCGACGCGCGATTTCGAGGACGACGCGTGCGATCTCGCGCTGCGCGTGCGCTGCCCGGTGCTCGCGATCTGGGGAGAGTTCGGCAAGATGCACGACCTGTTCGACGTGCGGGCGACCTGGCAGGACAAGGCCGACGTCGTCACCGGGCACCCGCTGCCCTGCGGCCACTTCATCCCCGAAGAGGCCCCCGAGGCGCTGCTGGCCGACCTGCAGACCTTCCTGCGCGGGTGA
- a CDS encoding DUF6998 domain-containing protein: protein MDKQLFPQLLRRIYEAVDELEKMFPGRHFTPDGHLVGSLGEALASYHYGISLSDASAECHDGICGERQVQVKATQGNRVALSSKPQHLLVLRLARDGTFTEEYNGPGALVWSLVSHKPRPKNGQYQVSLSALRRIMPTVAEDDRLPRTVA, encoded by the coding sequence ATGGACAAGCAACTTTTCCCACAGCTTTTACGAAGGATCTACGAAGCGGTGGACGAACTGGAGAAAATGTTTCCAGGCAGGCATTTCACACCGGACGGACATCTGGTTGGCAGTTTGGGCGAGGCGCTTGCCTCATATCACTATGGCATCTCGCTATCCGACGCATCTGCTGAATGCCATGATGGCATCTGTGGCGAGCGCCAAGTTCAGGTCAAAGCGACCCAAGGTAACCGGGTGGCCTTATCTAGTAAGCCGCAGCATCTACTTGTCCTTCGGCTTGCGCGCGATGGAACATTCACCGAGGAATACAACGGTCCAGGTGCTCTAGTTTGGTCGCTTGTCAGTCACAAGCCGCGGCCGAAGAACGGGCAGTATCAAGTCTCACTCTCCGCGCTTCGGCGCATCATGCCCACTGTGGCTGAAGATGATCGCCTTCCAAGAACCGTGGCCTAA
- a CDS encoding MOSC domain-containing protein, with protein sequence MHTLIDHVFVGALRPLPPEGQLTGMFKQPVEGPVAVTAEGLAGDRQADRRYHGGAEKALHHFPVEHYARLALRYPERAALLQAGVLGENLSTRGWTEESVCIGDLFRIGTALVQLSQPRRPCWKIDHRLDSEGASLFVAQEGITGWYYRVREAGTIAEGDAFELVERPNPELSVATYWRATQAHRPDAAALRAISAAVGLAPAQARRLAERAAWLENNPPGN encoded by the coding sequence ATGCACACCCTGATCGACCACGTATTCGTCGGCGCGCTGCGCCCGCTCCCGCCCGAAGGCCAGCTGACGGGCATGTTCAAGCAGCCGGTCGAGGGCCCCGTTGCCGTCACGGCCGAGGGCCTCGCCGGCGACCGCCAGGCCGACCGGCGCTACCACGGCGGCGCCGAGAAGGCCTTGCACCACTTTCCCGTCGAGCATTACGCGCGCCTCGCGCTGCGCTACCCCGAACGCGCCGCGCTGTTGCAAGCGGGCGTGCTCGGCGAGAACCTGTCGACGCGGGGCTGGACGGAAGAGTCGGTGTGCATCGGCGACCTGTTCCGCATCGGCACCGCCCTTGTCCAGCTGAGCCAGCCGCGCCGGCCATGCTGGAAGATCGACCACCGCCTCGATAGCGAGGGCGCCTCGCTGTTTGTCGCGCAGGAGGGGATCACCGGCTGGTACTACCGCGTGCGCGAAGCCGGCACGATCGCGGAGGGCGACGCCTTCGAACTGGTCGAGCGCCCGAACCCCGAGCTCAGCGTCGCCACCTATTGGCGTGCAACGCAGGCGCACCGTCCCGACGCGGCGGCGCTGCGCGCGATCTCTGCTGCCGTCGGCCTCGCGCCCGCGCAGGCCAGGCGGCTGGCCGAACGCGCCGCATGGCTGGAGAACAATCCTCCGGGCAACTGA
- a CDS encoding DUF2806 domain-containing protein, with product MDVPGEKLLIKLWDSIADKGIGSLLKPWQMRREGRTAIDMRREELLVLAQAEVDAEAIRSGQKFLLPDGTVSEQQSAPVLLPSSPTQPLLLPSIDQVAQQNARIEAIRREISLAKVVVFAEQELVHDTQEPPEEKVSDDWLHRWREHAAGVSSDELQSLWGKILAGEIKKPGRYSPRTLEFLKNLSQDEAKAIERLSPFVINDIIFRDDETLLESQGVPFSLLFSMQELGVVSGVEALGLEVVWPSIANDHFERALVSYGRVLLVKHADPARQLKLQIYQVTSLGRQILRLGNFQPNETYLRALGTSIKSQGFDVAIGDCRPAGDNRITLLNMQPL from the coding sequence ATGGACGTACCCGGTGAAAAACTGCTGATAAAGCTCTGGGATTCAATTGCAGACAAGGGCATTGGATCCCTGCTCAAGCCATGGCAAATGCGAAGAGAAGGCCGCACTGCAATTGACATGAGGCGCGAAGAACTACTTGTCCTTGCCCAAGCGGAGGTTGATGCGGAAGCGATTCGTTCTGGGCAGAAGTTCCTACTCCCTGATGGAACGGTGTCAGAACAGCAGAGCGCTCCTGTCTTGCTGCCATCGTCACCAACCCAACCATTGCTTCTCCCTAGCATCGATCAGGTTGCACAGCAAAATGCCCGTATCGAAGCTATTAGGCGGGAGATTAGCCTAGCCAAGGTTGTCGTATTCGCAGAACAAGAACTCGTTCATGACACTCAAGAGCCACCTGAAGAGAAGGTTTCCGACGACTGGCTTCACCGGTGGCGGGAACATGCAGCAGGTGTATCTTCGGATGAACTTCAGTCGCTTTGGGGAAAGATTCTCGCGGGTGAAATTAAGAAACCGGGACGGTACTCTCCACGCACACTTGAGTTTCTAAAAAATCTCTCGCAGGATGAAGCGAAGGCAATTGAGAGACTCTCACCGTTCGTTATTAATGACATCATCTTTCGAGATGATGAGACGCTTCTCGAATCTCAGGGGGTTCCGTTTTCGCTGCTGTTTTCCATGCAAGAGCTTGGCGTTGTTTCAGGTGTTGAAGCCCTTGGGCTGGAAGTTGTGTGGCCCTCAATTGCCAACGACCATTTTGAGCGTGCTCTAGTGTCATACGGTCGCGTCCTGTTGGTGAAGCATGCTGATCCTGCCCGCCAACTAAAACTTCAGATATATCAGGTAACGTCCCTTGGGCGCCAAATTCTCAGGCTCGGGAACTTCCAACCTAATGAAACATACCTGCGTGCGCTTGGCACATCGATAAAGTCTCAAGGATTTGACGTCGCAATTGGCGATTGCCGTCCTGCTGGTGACAACAGGATCACGCTCTTGAATATGCAGCCACTATGA
- a CDS encoding GNAT family N-acetyltransferase translates to MVQVRAYESHDAEAVAAVILPIQQSEFGIPITLEAQPDLSNVEQFYQHGCGNFWVAEIDSQIIGTIALLDIGCNEAALRKMFVAAPFRGREFGVAHRLLSELLTWAAEHGVASIYLGTTAKFLAAHRFYEKNGFHEVAKSTLPETFPIMAVDSKFYRLSLLANAA, encoded by the coding sequence ATGGTGCAAGTTCGCGCATACGAATCGCACGATGCCGAGGCAGTCGCCGCGGTCATCCTCCCCATTCAGCAATCGGAGTTCGGCATCCCAATCACACTGGAAGCTCAGCCGGACCTGAGCAACGTCGAACAGTTCTATCAGCACGGCTGCGGCAACTTTTGGGTCGCCGAGATTGACAGCCAGATCATCGGAACCATCGCCCTGCTCGACATCGGCTGCAACGAAGCGGCACTTCGCAAGATGTTCGTAGCCGCTCCGTTCCGTGGTCGAGAATTCGGTGTCGCCCACCGCCTCCTCAGCGAACTCCTCACTTGGGCGGCAGAGCACGGAGTAGCCAGCATCTACCTTGGAACTACCGCCAAGTTCCTGGCTGCACACAGGTTCTACGAGAAGAACGGGTTCCACGAAGTCGCCAAGTCGACCCTGCCGGAAACCTTCCCTATCATGGCAGTCGACTCCAAGTTCTACAGGCTCTCACTGCTCGCGAATGCCGCCTAA
- a CDS encoding type VI secretion system Vgr family protein — translation MISPLAAHSRLYDLHWHTDGPPLAVEAWRGRESLSGGFEFHIDTLSQDAFLALEPLLGQAMTLRTALSDGSRSERSGLVRAAAHIGSDGGWSRYRLTVVPWTWLLTRGRHNCVFQDKSVPEILDAVFADYREHAAWHWHEDVAPFLASARPRSYCVQYRESDYAFVSRLLAEEGLGWCIEEDADAPARHRMRLFADSTRFPEDPLSANALGGRGIRFHRADSQEDQDSIVAFGAQHRLAPTLGTVLGYDYRAKRSIAASVPTAHCVGSADLPPLEHYDYAGQYAHASVAEAERYQRLAMEAFEARASTCLGRSTVRSLRPGSFVAVSGLPLDPAAPPAPDGERYAVLDVLHVGINNLDAERIDAIAARLAQGDAAEEDAALATGDTLEPVKAPSELPPALIDLARSRGYGNAFDALRAERPWRPALADDTGLRINPRPTAPGPMSAIVVGPQGETVPNGADELWCDALGRIKVRFHWQAGDTLDDRSSCWVRVASRQAGAGMGWQWLPRIGQEVLVSFLGGDIDRPVVLGALYNGRGEGGIVPTPGGRTGPASDTAVFDAATDHRPAGQGNLVAHATGGNSPAWHGAAASSHRHPDALSGFKSKEFGAHGPNAGHNQLVFDDSDQQLRVQLKSTQHASELNLGHLIHQAGNYRGSFRGSGAELRTDAWGALRAGRGIVMSTWPARHTGEPAGDLAPGMALLKQACTLADTLSRAAATHQTVKLAAAIGSTAARASAADPDHPPLEALSRIAAGMVSARDPAEATADADAGNTTVTGQRVPHLAAPAILQAARAGIGLVAGQSVQIAAGDTATLMSGADTNLAVAGAARIHAGQAIGLVAGAIRPGDDHTGIGLIAAKGDIALQAQSDELKLLARDELKLVSAGANIDFAAAKKIVLSVEGGASITIDGGITVACPGTITVHASKKSFSGPVREEYGLPLFPQSVCKECLLGAVRSGSPFATAQ, via the coding sequence ATGATCTCCCCGCTCGCCGCCCACTCCCGCCTGTACGACCTGCACTGGCACACGGACGGCCCGCCGCTCGCGGTCGAAGCGTGGCGAGGGCGCGAAAGCCTGTCGGGCGGCTTCGAGTTCCACATCGACACCCTGTCGCAGGATGCCTTCCTCGCCCTCGAGCCCCTGCTCGGGCAGGCGATGACGCTGCGCACCGCGCTCTCCGACGGCAGCCGCAGCGAACGCTCGGGCCTCGTGCGGGCCGCGGCGCATATCGGCAGCGACGGCGGCTGGAGCCGCTATCGGCTCACCGTGGTGCCGTGGACCTGGCTGCTCACGCGCGGCCGCCACAACTGCGTGTTCCAAGACAAATCCGTGCCCGAGATCCTCGACGCCGTGTTCGCCGATTACCGCGAACACGCCGCGTGGCACTGGCACGAGGACGTCGCCCCTTTCCTCGCGAGCGCCCGCCCGCGCAGCTACTGCGTGCAGTACCGCGAATCCGACTACGCCTTCGTGTCGCGCCTGCTCGCCGAGGAGGGCCTGGGCTGGTGCATCGAGGAAGATGCGGACGCCCCCGCGCGCCACCGCATGCGCCTCTTCGCCGACAGCACACGCTTCCCGGAAGACCCCCTCTCGGCGAATGCGCTCGGCGGTCGCGGCATCCGCTTCCACCGCGCGGATTCGCAGGAAGACCAGGACAGCATCGTCGCCTTCGGCGCGCAGCACCGCCTCGCGCCCACCCTCGGCACCGTGCTCGGCTACGACTACCGCGCCAAGCGCTCGATCGCGGCGAGCGTGCCGACGGCGCACTGCGTCGGCAGCGCGGACCTGCCGCCGCTCGAACACTACGACTACGCCGGCCAGTACGCCCACGCGAGCGTGGCCGAGGCCGAGCGCTACCAGCGCCTCGCGATGGAAGCGTTCGAAGCGCGCGCGAGCACCTGCCTCGGCCGCAGCACCGTGCGCAGCCTGCGCCCTGGCAGCTTCGTCGCGGTAAGCGGGTTGCCGCTCGACCCGGCGGCACCGCCCGCCCCCGACGGCGAACGCTACGCCGTGCTCGACGTCCTGCACGTCGGCATCAACAACCTCGACGCCGAGCGCATCGACGCGATCGCGGCGCGGCTCGCACAAGGCGATGCAGCCGAAGAGGACGCGGCGCTCGCCACTGGCGACACGCTCGAGCCGGTCAAGGCTCCGTCGGAACTCCCCCCCGCCCTCATCGACCTCGCGCGCAGCCGCGGCTATGGCAACGCCTTCGACGCGCTACGCGCCGAGCGGCCGTGGCGCCCGGCACTCGCGGACGACACCGGCCTGCGCATCAACCCGCGGCCCACAGCCCCCGGCCCGATGAGCGCCATCGTCGTCGGCCCGCAGGGCGAAACGGTGCCGAACGGCGCCGACGAGCTGTGGTGCGATGCGCTGGGGCGCATCAAGGTGCGCTTTCACTGGCAGGCGGGGGACACCCTGGACGACCGCTCGAGCTGCTGGGTGCGCGTCGCCAGCCGCCAGGCCGGCGCGGGCATGGGCTGGCAGTGGCTGCCGCGCATCGGCCAAGAAGTGTTGGTGAGCTTCCTCGGCGGCGACATCGACCGCCCCGTCGTGCTCGGCGCCCTCTACAACGGGCGTGGCGAAGGCGGAATCGTGCCCACTCCGGGCGGACGCACCGGGCCGGCTTCCGACACCGCCGTATTCGACGCCGCGACCGACCACCGCCCCGCAGGACAGGGCAACCTCGTTGCCCACGCTACGGGGGGCAACAGTCCCGCCTGGCACGGCGCGGCCGCGTCGAGCCACCGCCACCCGGATGCCCTGAGCGGCTTCAAGAGCAAGGAATTCGGCGCCCACGGACCCAATGCCGGTCACAACCAGCTCGTCTTCGACGACAGCGACCAGCAGTTGCGCGTGCAGCTCAAGAGCACGCAGCATGCCTCGGAGCTCAACCTCGGCCACCTCATCCACCAGGCCGGCAACTACCGCGGATCCTTCCGTGGCAGCGGCGCCGAACTGCGCACCGACGCCTGGGGGGCGCTGCGCGCCGGCCGCGGCATCGTCATGAGCACCTGGCCCGCCCGCCACACGGGCGAACCGGCCGGCGACCTTGCGCCCGGCATGGCGCTGCTGAAACAGGCCTGCACGCTCGCCGACACCCTGTCGCGCGCCGCCGCGACACACCAGACCGTGAAGCTCGCCGCCGCTATCGGCAGCACCGCGGCCCGCGCTAGCGCCGCCGACCCGGACCACCCGCCCCTCGAGGCGCTGAGCCGGATCGCCGCCGGCATGGTCTCGGCGCGCGATCCGGCCGAGGCCACCGCCGACGCAGACGCCGGCAACACCACCGTCACCGGCCAACGCGTCCCCCACCTCGCCGCTCCCGCGATCCTTCAGGCCGCCCGTGCCGGCATCGGCCTCGTCGCCGGCCAGAGCGTGCAGATCGCCGCCGGCGACACGGCCACCCTCATGAGCGGCGCCGACACGAACCTCGCAGTGGCCGGAGCCGCGCGCATCCATGCCGGCCAGGCGATCGGCCTTGTCGCCGGCGCCATCCGGCCCGGCGACGACCACACCGGCATCGGCCTCATCGCCGCCAAGGGCGACATCGCGTTGCAGGCGCAAAGCGACGAACTGAAACTCCTCGCCCGCGACGAGTTGAAGCTCGTCAGCGCCGGCGCAAACATCGACTTCGCCGCGGCGAAGAAGATCGTGCTGAGCGTGGAAGGCGGCGCGAGCATCACGATCGACGGCGGCATCACTGTGGCGTGCCCGGGGACGATCACGGTGCATGCGTCGAAGAAGAGTTTCAGCGGGCCTGTGCGGGAGGAATACGGTTTGCCGCTGTTCCCGCAGAGTGTATGCAAGGAATGCCTGCTCGGAGCCGTGCGATCCGGATCACCGTTCGCCACCGCGCAGTGA
- a CDS encoding molybdopterin-dependent oxidoreductase has protein sequence MNKRAFLRAAAGAAALPLVARAEAAPAPAAGPVMLTVSGGIAHPNRGPLDSALDQLMHKQGLAFTRARTFTFADLVALPAVEIRPTLEYDARPHALRGPAFDSVLEAAGAPVADDAPLVLAAFDGYRVELKRADARELGFIVATHIDGSPLPLGGLGPLWAVFDADRIPALAAKPLNERFAACPWGLYSMHLPGGAPSSTV, from the coding sequence ATGAACAAGCGCGCCTTTCTTCGCGCCGCAGCGGGTGCCGCCGCACTGCCGCTCGTCGCGCGCGCCGAGGCGGCTCCTGCCCCGGCCGCGGGGCCCGTCATGCTGACCGTCTCGGGCGGTATCGCGCATCCGAACCGCGGTCCGCTCGATTCCGCCCTCGATCAGCTGATGCACAAGCAGGGCCTGGCCTTCACCAGGGCGCGGACCTTTACCTTCGCGGACCTGGTCGCACTGCCCGCGGTGGAGATCAGGCCGACGCTCGAATACGACGCCAGGCCACATGCACTGCGCGGGCCCGCATTCGACAGCGTGCTGGAGGCGGCCGGTGCGCCGGTCGCGGACGATGCGCCGCTGGTGCTGGCTGCGTTCGACGGCTACCGGGTGGAGCTCAAGCGGGCCGATGCCCGGGAGCTCGGCTTCATTGTCGCCACCCATATCGACGGATCGCCCTTGCCGCTGGGCGGCCTTGGCCCCCTGTGGGCCGTCTTCGACGCGGACCGGATCCCGGCACTGGCGGCGAAACCGCTCAACGAACGTTTTGCCGCCTGCCCGTGGGGGCTGTATTCGATGCACCTGCCGGGAGGTGCCCCCTCGTCCACGGTGTGA
- a CDS encoding cold shock and DUF1294 domain-containing protein yields MRIDGTVKTWNDDRGFGFIEPLHGGQEIFVHIKAFVSRSGRPEVGQSVTFEVEMTPDGKKRAKRVEVVRGRRQSVRVQNDNPAQWGTATLFAIPAFFVLFTIVAYFWKVPGWVAGLYLGTSVVCYVVYAADKRAATADRWRVSEDTLLGLGLIGGWPGAIVAQQVVRHKSNKATFRAKFWVTVIVNVLAFLVLSSPLRAMLLA; encoded by the coding sequence ATGCGAATCGACGGCACTGTAAAAACATGGAACGATGATCGAGGCTTTGGTTTCATCGAACCGCTGCACGGAGGTCAGGAGATCTTCGTGCACATCAAGGCCTTTGTCTCACGGTCCGGCCGACCCGAGGTTGGTCAGAGCGTGACATTTGAAGTTGAAATGACTCCAGATGGGAAAAAACGCGCAAAGCGTGTCGAGGTCGTGCGAGGCAGACGCCAGAGTGTCCGAGTGCAAAATGACAATCCGGCGCAATGGGGCACGGCAACGCTGTTCGCAATTCCCGCGTTTTTCGTTCTCTTTACCATCGTCGCGTATTTCTGGAAAGTGCCGGGCTGGGTGGCTGGTCTCTATCTCGGAACGAGTGTGGTGTGCTACGTCGTGTACGCCGCAGATAAGCGGGCGGCGACTGCCGACCGCTGGCGTGTCAGTGAAGACACTTTGCTGGGACTGGGGCTTATTGGTGGTTGGCCCGGTGCAATCGTCGCCCAACAGGTCGTCCGCCACAAATCCAATAAGGCCACATTCCGTGCCAAATTTTGGGTGACTGTGATCGTGAATGTTCTAGCGTTTCTCGTTCTCAGTTCGCCGCTGCGAGCCATGCTACTGGCTTGA
- a CDS encoding antibiotic biosynthesis monooxygenase family protein: protein MSTTSAFASTPEPPYYAVIFSSRRTEGDNGYENMADRMVALAAKQPGFLGAESVRGVDGFGITVSYWTSPESIAAWKADVEHCAAQEMGKRAWYEHYEIRVARVERAYGKP from the coding sequence ATGAGCACAACATCTGCCTTTGCCAGTACGCCCGAGCCACCGTATTACGCCGTAATTTTTTCTTCTCGGCGCACTGAAGGGGACAACGGTTACGAAAATATGGCTGACAGAATGGTTGCTCTTGCCGCCAAGCAACCCGGCTTTCTCGGGGCTGAAAGCGTCCGTGGTGTCGATGGCTTTGGCATTACAGTCTCATACTGGACGTCCCCTGAGTCCATTGCCGCTTGGAAGGCGGATGTCGAGCACTGTGCCGCACAAGAAATGGGTAAACGTGCGTGGTACGAGCACTATGAAATCAGAGTTGCAAGGGTTGAGCGGGCTTATGGCAAGCCCTAA
- a CDS encoding toll/interleukin-1 receptor domain-containing protein, whose product MSLAKPQQNLVLPFAIQKRLDATLAGETGLSGPEMLQYFARHDENIEQYPWSGGAPSRKQILQDCLARFPKAKQLALLQDMLTSDIYQKYSPPSVEDKTYLLEWIASQSGHPVANPRPRSVDLVFKEQLVPARQPQWDVFISHAHEDKASIAEPLSVALVQQGVRVWYDNFELTLGDSLRKSIDRGLANSRFGIVILSHSFFSKHWPQMELDGLVARESNGVKVVLPIWHRVSAAQVQQYSPLLAGRLAVSTDQGLEHVVQEVVRVLQTSPHTAG is encoded by the coding sequence ATGAGCCTCGCAAAGCCCCAACAAAACCTCGTGCTCCCGTTCGCAATCCAGAAGCGTTTGGACGCCACGCTCGCTGGCGAGACTGGGCTCTCAGGTCCAGAAATGTTGCAGTACTTCGCCCGCCATGATGAAAACATCGAGCAGTACCCGTGGAGTGGCGGAGCCCCAAGCCGAAAGCAAATCCTGCAAGACTGCCTTGCTCGCTTTCCTAAGGCAAAGCAGCTAGCGCTACTTCAAGACATGCTGACCTCCGATATTTATCAAAAGTACTCGCCGCCAAGCGTCGAAGATAAAACGTATCTGCTCGAATGGATCGCATCTCAATCTGGTCATCCCGTAGCAAACCCGCGCCCACGTTCGGTTGATCTTGTTTTTAAGGAGCAGCTAGTGCCAGCACGACAGCCACAGTGGGATGTCTTTATTTCTCACGCCCACGAAGACAAAGCGTCCATTGCCGAACCGCTCTCAGTCGCTCTGGTTCAGCAGGGTGTTCGTGTTTGGTACGACAACTTCGAATTGACACTCGGCGATAGCCTGCGAAAGTCCATTGATCGCGGGCTGGCTAATTCACGCTTCGGAATCGTCATCCTCAGCCACTCCTTTTTTTCGAAGCACTGGCCACAAATGGAGCTAGACGGGTTGGTTGCCAGAGAGTCCAACGGAGTCAAAGTTGTTCTGCCAATCTGGCACCGCGTCTCCGCAGCACAGGTTCAACAGTATTCGCCTCTTCTTGCTGGGCGCCTTGCCGTTTCCACGGATCAAGGCCTTGAACATGTTGTTCAGGAGGTTGTGCGAGTTCTTCAAACAAGTCCCCACACAGCAGGCTAA
- a CDS encoding DUF4123 domain-containing protein: MPTYLQNPHQAELAAALSAWLSAPCPSGFQLWALADLSILGATALRTIERLASPTFALLDGTRYAAYEEIGPRLIPIIGDSERITESLLAMANTLPALSFLELKTDDCEPRREQLATLACVETPDGLQLYCRFTDTRVLPGVLRVLDHSQRSRVAQTVRRWAWIGRDGHLEAQYLAEANMGSRETRTALSLSDDQFTALMQAAEPDILFGLLREISPEIIPARAPSTIHARLASLLQTARRYGIDDTPDQLQFVTIAWSTSEQFHELESLAGIWAATRSGELRFRDAVMRWTDEQWNEIETMNSDPATAHY, encoded by the coding sequence ATGCCGACCTACCTGCAGAATCCCCATCAAGCCGAGCTTGCAGCAGCATTAAGCGCCTGGCTTTCCGCGCCGTGCCCATCCGGCTTCCAACTGTGGGCACTCGCTGACCTGAGCATCCTGGGTGCAACGGCGCTGCGTACGATCGAGCGATTGGCGTCGCCGACCTTCGCCCTGCTGGATGGCACCCGTTACGCCGCCTATGAGGAAATCGGCCCGCGCCTGATTCCCATAATCGGAGATTCGGAGCGGATCACCGAGAGTCTGCTTGCGATGGCCAACACCCTGCCGGCATTGTCGTTCCTCGAACTGAAAACCGACGATTGCGAACCCCGGCGCGAGCAGTTGGCAACACTCGCGTGCGTGGAAACCCCGGACGGCCTCCAGCTGTATTGCCGATTCACCGATACGCGCGTGCTGCCGGGCGTGCTCCGCGTGCTCGATCACAGCCAGCGCAGCCGGGTGGCCCAGACGGTGCGTCGCTGGGCTTGGATCGGTCGTGACGGCCATCTCGAAGCGCAGTACCTCGCCGAGGCGAACATGGGCAGCCGCGAAACGCGAACGGCACTCTCCCTGAGCGACGATCAATTCACTGCCCTGATGCAGGCAGCCGAACCCGACATTCTGTTCGGGCTGCTGCGCGAAATCTCCCCCGAGATCATCCCCGCGCGAGCGCCCTCGACGATACATGCCCGCCTGGCGTCGCTCTTGCAGACTGCACGGCGATATGGAATTGACGACACGCCGGATCAACTGCAGTTCGTGACCATAGCCTGGAGCACTTCCGAGCAGTTTCACGAGCTCGAGAGTCTCGCGGGAATCTGGGCCGCAACGCGCAGCGGCGAACTCCGCTTCCGCGATGCAGTAATGCGGTGGACCGACGAGCAGTGGAACGAGATCGAGACGATGAATTCGGACCCGGCTACTGCCCACTATTGA
- a CDS encoding DUF3304 domain-containing protein — MTRRLSDLFRQTLLVGLLAFALTGCDVATHNARDDAFSPSGLSAYNYSNEGIQEFHLDGTWGSNVGVGAGGGAVCCVSVPKKWRPGLTVTLEWRRSDCGIPRSPQCTIENAGKWPKKSFKKTIPIEPYETPGRVQVMFLPDDDVKIYVRDEDPWADEHPSHLGGPRPMTTTEAQSLLTR, encoded by the coding sequence TTGACGAGACGACTCTCAGACCTCTTCCGACAGACGCTCCTGGTCGGACTCCTGGCGTTCGCCCTCACCGGCTGCGACGTTGCCACGCACAACGCCCGTGACGACGCATTCAGCCCGAGCGGCTTATCCGCTTACAACTACAGCAACGAAGGGATCCAGGAGTTCCACCTGGACGGAACGTGGGGCAGCAATGTCGGCGTCGGGGCGGGCGGCGGCGCCGTATGCTGCGTCTCGGTACCAAAGAAGTGGCGGCCCGGTCTCACGGTTACGCTTGAGTGGCGTCGGAGCGATTGCGGCATCCCGCGCTCGCCTCAGTGCACGATAGAGAATGCGGGCAAGTGGCCGAAGAAGAGTTTCAAGAAGACGATCCCTATCGAGCCGTATGAAACGCCCGGCAGAGTTCAGGTGATGTTCCTGCCGGACGACGACGTCAAGATCTATGTACGAGACGAAGATCCATGGGCGGACGAACATCCGTCCCATCTTGGCGGACCTCGTCCCATGACCACCACAGAAGCGCAATCGCTGCTCACACGATGA